A portion of the Novosphingobium sp. KA1 genome contains these proteins:
- the fmt gene encoding methionyl-tRNA formyltransferase — translation MRIVFMGTPDFAVPALVALVEAGHEVVAVYSQPPRPGGRRGKELTPSPVHKEAEARGIGVRHPVSLKSAEEQEQFAALGADIAIVAAYGLLLPQAVLDAPRLGCLNIHASILPRWRGAAPIQRAILAGDPTTGVTIMQMEIGLDTGPMLATLRTTIDSKTAGELTAELAEKGAQLMVGTLRDLAVHRAVTQPEDGVTYARKIDKAEARLDFAAPAEQVERQVRAFMPAPGAFFELDGERYKVLAADLAEGSGTPGETLDDVLTIACGEGAIRVTRIQRAGKPAMEAADLLRGRPVAAGTRLA, via the coding sequence ATGCGCATCGTTTTCATGGGAACGCCCGATTTTGCGGTGCCCGCACTCGTCGCGCTGGTCGAGGCCGGGCACGAGGTCGTTGCCGTCTACAGCCAGCCGCCGCGCCCCGGCGGTCGCCGCGGCAAGGAGCTGACCCCCTCGCCCGTCCACAAGGAAGCCGAGGCCCGCGGGATCGGGGTGCGCCATCCGGTGTCGCTGAAGAGCGCCGAGGAACAGGAACAGTTCGCCGCGCTGGGCGCCGACATCGCCATTGTCGCCGCTTACGGCCTGCTGCTGCCGCAGGCGGTGCTCGATGCCCCGCGCCTTGGCTGCCTCAACATCCACGCCTCGATCCTGCCGCGCTGGCGCGGGGCGGCGCCGATCCAGCGGGCGATCCTGGCGGGCGATCCCACCACCGGGGTGACGATCATGCAGATGGAAATCGGGCTCGACACCGGGCCGATGCTGGCGACGCTGCGCACGACGATCGACAGCAAGACCGCCGGTGAACTCACCGCCGAACTGGCCGAAAAGGGCGCGCAGCTCATGGTCGGCACCCTGCGCGACCTTGCCGTGCACCGCGCCGTCACCCAGCCGGAAGACGGCGTGACGTATGCCAGGAAGATCGACAAGGCCGAAGCCCGGCTCGACTTCGCGGCTCCCGCCGAGCAAGTGGAGCGCCAGGTGCGCGCCTTCATGCCTGCGCCCGGCGCCTTCTTCGAACTCGATGGCGAGCGCTACAAGGTACTCGCCGCCGATCTCGCGGAGGGTTCGGGCACGCCCGGCGAAACGCTCGACGACGTTCTCACCATCGCCTGCGGTGAAGGCGCGATCCGCGTGACCCGCATCCAGCGCGCGGGCAAGCCCGCCATGGAAGCGGCGGACCTGCTGCGCGGCCGTCCGGTCGCTGCCGGAACGAGGCTCGCGTGA
- the truA gene encoding tRNA pseudouridine(38-40) synthase TruA, with protein sequence MTRFALTLEFDGGPYMGLQRQVHGPSVQQSVEEAAFALTGEVTGMHAAGRTDAGVHALGMKVHMDIDKPFTPFQFSEGMNARLRPHPIAVVGCEVVPDDWHARFSCIGRSYIYRIANRRAPLTVERGKAWQVPKPLDETAMHRAAQRLVGLHDFTTFRSTHCQSQSPLKTLDRLEVRREGEMVLIEAEARSFLHHQVRSMVGCLALVGMGRWEEARVTAALEARNRQALGLNSPPDGLYFVKATYPGD encoded by the coding sequence GTGACCCGTTTTGCCCTCACTCTCGAATTCGACGGCGGGCCCTACATGGGCCTGCAGCGGCAGGTGCACGGGCCCTCGGTGCAGCAGAGCGTCGAGGAAGCGGCCTTTGCGCTGACCGGGGAAGTCACCGGCATGCATGCCGCCGGGCGCACCGATGCGGGGGTCCATGCGCTGGGCATGAAAGTGCACATGGACATCGACAAGCCGTTCACGCCCTTCCAGTTCTCGGAAGGCATGAACGCGCGGCTGCGCCCGCATCCGATCGCGGTGGTCGGCTGCGAGGTGGTGCCGGACGACTGGCACGCCCGCTTCTCGTGCATCGGCCGCTCGTACATATACCGCATCGCCAACCGCCGCGCCCCGCTCACGGTGGAGCGCGGCAAGGCCTGGCAAGTGCCCAAGCCGCTCGACGAAACGGCCATGCACCGCGCCGCGCAAAGGCTGGTGGGGCTGCACGACTTCACCACCTTCCGCTCCACCCATTGCCAGTCGCAGAGCCCGCTCAAGACACTCGACCGGCTCGAGGTCCGGCGCGAGGGCGAGATGGTGCTGATCGAGGCCGAGGCGCGCAGCTTCCTGCACCACCAGGTTCGCTCGATGGTCGGCTGCCTCGCGCTCGTGGGCATGGGCCGCTGGGAGGAAGCGCGGGTTACCGCGGCGCTGGAAGCGCGCAACCGTCAGGCCCTCGGCCTCAATTCGCCGCCAGACGGGCTCTATTTCGTCAAGGCGACGTATCCCGGGGACTGA
- the cobS gene encoding cobaltochelatase subunit CobS translates to MKAESRDATVLAAPDIELDVRETFGIDIDMKVPAFSVADERVPDLDETYVFDPDTTLAILAGFAYNRRVMVQGYHGTGKSTHIEQVAARLKWPCIRINLDAHISRIDLIGRDAIVLRDGLQVTEFREGLLPWALQHPVALVFDEYDAGRPDVMFVIQRILETEGKLTLLDQNRVIRPDRNFRLFATANTVGLGDTSGLYHGTQQINQGQMDRWNLVVGLNYLPQPVETEIVTKKVPQVDAATIANMVKVADFSRQGFMNGDISTVMSPRTVITWAQNTAIFKDVGFAFRLSFLNKCDETERVMVAEYYQRVFGTDLPESVVAKA, encoded by the coding sequence ATGAAAGCCGAGAGTCGCGACGCCACCGTGCTGGCCGCCCCCGATATCGAACTCGACGTGCGCGAGACCTTCGGGATCGATATCGACATGAAGGTGCCCGCCTTCTCCGTGGCGGACGAACGCGTGCCTGATCTGGACGAGACTTATGTCTTCGACCCGGATACCACCCTCGCGATCCTGGCGGGCTTTGCCTACAATCGCCGGGTGATGGTGCAGGGTTACCATGGCACCGGCAAGTCGACGCACATCGAGCAGGTGGCCGCGCGCCTCAAGTGGCCGTGCATCCGCATCAACCTCGACGCGCACATCAGCCGTATCGACCTGATCGGCCGTGACGCGATTGTCCTGCGTGACGGTCTTCAGGTCACCGAATTCCGCGAAGGCCTGCTGCCCTGGGCGCTCCAGCACCCGGTGGCGCTGGTGTTCGACGAATACGACGCGGGCCGTCCGGACGTGATGTTCGTGATCCAGCGCATCCTCGAAACCGAGGGCAAGCTGACGCTGCTCGACCAGAACCGCGTGATCCGCCCGGACCGGAACTTCCGCCTCTTCGCCACGGCCAATACCGTCGGCCTTGGCGATACCTCGGGCCTCTACCACGGCACCCAGCAGATCAACCAGGGCCAGATGGACCGCTGGAACCTGGTGGTCGGCCTCAATTACCTGCCGCAGCCGGTCGAGACGGAAATCGTCACGAAGAAGGTGCCGCAGGTGGATGCGGCAACGATCGCCAACATGGTCAAGGTCGCCGACTTCTCGCGCCAGGGCTTCATGAACGGCGACATCTCGACCGTGATGAGCCCGCGCACCGTCATCACCTGGGCGCAGAACACCGCGATCTTCAAAGACGTGGGCTTTGCCTTCCGCCTCTCGTTCCTCAACAAGTGCGACGAGACCGAGCGGGTGATGGTTGCCGAATACTACCAGCGCGTGTTCGGCACCGACTTGCCCGAAAGCGTCGTCGCCAAGGCCTGA
- a CDS encoding winged helix-turn-helix transcriptional regulator, producing the protein MTPKRAGAAPVSAPARHGRWYDDACGASLALELIGERWSLLIVREMLLGPRRFNELRGALPTLSAKVLTERLVALEASGIVRRIRMAPPASVQVYGLTEWGQGLEPVLLELVRWGLRAPGHDPALAFTPVALMLSLRALIDPVRARDLSLWVEFDIGAQKFAARLRGGELAIHPAGEGMSAPDLRFTAASASDFLPVFYGKRSLGEAVGKLKVGGDPALAGRFIDLFALPPKFRG; encoded by the coding sequence GTGACGCCGAAGCGCGCCGGGGCTGCGCCAGTCTCCGCGCCTGCCCGCCACGGGCGCTGGTATGACGATGCCTGCGGGGCGTCGCTGGCGCTGGAACTCATCGGCGAACGCTGGTCGCTGCTGATCGTGCGCGAGATGCTGCTGGGCCCGCGCCGCTTCAACGAACTGCGCGGCGCGCTGCCCACGCTGAGCGCCAAGGTCCTGACCGAGCGCCTGGTGGCATTGGAGGCTTCGGGCATCGTCCGGCGCATCCGCATGGCGCCGCCCGCCTCGGTGCAGGTCTATGGGCTCACCGAATGGGGGCAGGGGCTGGAGCCGGTGCTGCTGGAGCTGGTGCGCTGGGGGCTGCGCGCGCCGGGGCACGATCCGGCGCTGGCGTTCACGCCGGTGGCGCTGATGCTGTCGCTGCGGGCGCTGATCGATCCGGTCCGCGCGCGCGATCTTTCGCTCTGGGTGGAATTCGACATCGGCGCGCAGAAGTTCGCGGCCCGGCTGCGCGGGGGTGAGCTTGCCATCCACCCGGCCGGAGAGGGCATGAGCGCGCCGGACCTGCGCTTCACCGCGGCCAGCGCGTCCGATTTCCTGCCGGTGTTCTACGGCAAGCGCAGCCTTGGCGAGGCGGTGGGCAAGCTCAAGGTCGGCGGCGATCCGGCACTGGCCGGGCGGTTCATCGATCTCTTCGCGTTGCCGCCGAAGTTTCGCGGCTGA
- a CDS encoding glutathione S-transferase family protein — protein sequence MPLCDDAATVISGFSNVPPQVRGHVRDLRIRWALEEIGRDYRLDLIDAMAPRSGEYRQWQPFGQVPAFDDGEIRMFESGAILLYLGEQNAHLLPTAPQARWQAITWLFAAGNSVEPALAHLNGLDLFFAQEPWAEQARPGAVKQARRKLASLQKALGERAWLAGPFSIADVLMVTVLRLLDHTDVLAEFPALAAYKARGEARPAFVRALAEQLEAYAAPTGE from the coding sequence ATGCCCCTGTGCGATGACGCGGCAACGGTGATCAGCGGCTTCAGCAACGTGCCGCCGCAAGTGCGCGGACACGTGCGCGACTTGCGCATCCGCTGGGCGCTGGAGGAAATCGGGCGCGACTACCGGCTCGACCTGATCGACGCGATGGCCCCGCGCAGCGGCGAGTACCGGCAATGGCAGCCCTTCGGCCAGGTCCCCGCCTTCGACGATGGCGAGATCCGCATGTTCGAAAGCGGCGCGATCCTGCTCTATCTCGGCGAACAGAACGCGCACCTGCTGCCCACGGCCCCGCAAGCGCGCTGGCAGGCGATCACCTGGCTGTTTGCCGCCGGCAACTCGGTCGAACCGGCGCTTGCCCACCTTAACGGGCTGGACCTGTTTTTCGCGCAGGAACCCTGGGCGGAGCAGGCCCGTCCCGGCGCCGTCAAGCAGGCCCGGCGCAAGCTGGCCTCGCTCCAGAAGGCGCTGGGCGAGCGCGCGTGGCTGGCGGGCCCCTTCTCCATCGCCGACGTGCTGATGGTCACCGTGCTGCGCCTGCTCGACCACACGGATGTCCTCGCCGAGTTCCCGGCCCTTGCCGCCTACAAGGCACGCGGCGAGGCCCGCCCCGCCTTTGTCCGCGCGCTTGCCGAACAGCTTGAAGCCTACGCCGCCCCCACAGGAGAGTGA
- a CDS encoding DUF1428 domain-containing protein gives MAYVDGFVIPVPVASKDRFIAHAREFDDYFIEYGAIRVWECWGDDVPHGKQTDFHRAVAAREDETVCFSWIEWPDKKTRDRQMGLLGELMKNDPRFDPQTNPPPFDGARMIFGGFQRVVAVGE, from the coding sequence ATGGCCTATGTCGACGGTTTCGTGATCCCCGTACCGGTTGCAAGCAAGGACCGGTTCATCGCCCACGCGCGTGAATTCGACGACTATTTCATCGAATATGGCGCCATCCGCGTCTGGGAATGCTGGGGCGACGACGTTCCCCACGGCAAGCAGACCGATTTCCATCGCGCCGTCGCCGCCAGGGAGGACGAGACGGTCTGCTTCAGCTGGATCGAATGGCCCGACAAGAAAACCCGCGACCGCCAGATGGGCCTGCTCGGCGAACTGATGAAAAACGACCCGCGCTTCGACCCGCAGACCAATCCGCCCCCGTTCGACGGCGCCCGGATGATCTTCGGCGGGTTCCAGCGCGTCGTCGCGGTGGGAGAATGA
- a CDS encoding VOC family protein — protein MGNPVGSFIWYELLTSDIDGAAVFYKAVVGWTISADAYPDAEDMNYRMIGRDDGGMAGGAMEITQDMAMGGARPCWLPYLAVDDVDAEVHAIVAAGGQERLPAFDLPVGRIAMVADPQGVPIYLMKPVSPAGQSLSSDGQEQDNAGSVSDVFSATEPQHVRWNELASPDQAASMAFYARHFGFTFNEKMSMGDMGDYCFIGHHGQTLGAIMQRQSDQQPAMWLFYFGVPSITAAKAAIEAHGGTVLMGPHEVPGGEWIIVAMDPQGAGFGVVGPKGA, from the coding sequence ATGGGCAACCCGGTCGGCAGCTTCATCTGGTACGAGCTTCTCACCAGCGACATCGACGGCGCCGCCGTCTTCTACAAGGCGGTGGTCGGCTGGACGATCTCGGCCGATGCCTATCCTGATGCCGAGGACATGAACTACCGCATGATCGGCCGCGACGACGGCGGCATGGCCGGCGGTGCGATGGAGATCACGCAGGACATGGCAATGGGCGGCGCCCGCCCTTGCTGGCTGCCCTATCTCGCGGTCGACGACGTCGATGCCGAAGTCCATGCGATCGTCGCTGCCGGCGGGCAAGAGCGGCTTCCCGCCTTCGACCTGCCGGTCGGCCGCATCGCCATGGTCGCCGATCCGCAAGGCGTGCCGATCTACCTGATGAAGCCGGTGTCTCCCGCCGGACAATCACTGTCCAGCGATGGCCAGGAACAGGACAATGCCGGCTCCGTCAGCGATGTCTTTTCCGCCACCGAGCCCCAGCACGTGCGCTGGAACGAACTCGCCAGCCCCGACCAGGCCGCCTCCATGGCCTTCTATGCCAGGCACTTCGGCTTCACGTTCAACGAGAAGATGTCGATGGGCGACATGGGCGACTACTGCTTCATCGGCCACCACGGACAGACGCTCGGCGCGATCATGCAGCGGCAGAGCGACCAGCAACCGGCAATGTGGCTGTTCTACTTCGGCGTCCCCTCCATAACCGCGGCAAAGGCGGCGATCGAGGCCCATGGCGGAACCGTGCTGATGGGGCCGCACGAAGTCCCCGGCGGCGAGTGGATCATTGTTGCCATGGACCCGCAAGGGGCAGGTTTCGGTGTTGTCGGACCCAAGGGCGCTTGA
- a CDS encoding glutathione S-transferase family protein, whose product MADYTFYTNPMSRGQIARWALHEAGANYDQVIVEWKEKPAGFLDINPMGKVPTLVHHADSGDRVVTEAAAICLYLAEMNPEAGLLPSETEMADYLRWTFFASGPVEQAVMSRHFNSEPSPEQEMMAGWGSFERTMNTLEKHLEGRDWVCGARFTMADVYVGSAVDWGLTFGTMPPRPAFVAYAERLQARDAYKAAKAVDNTLIAEMKK is encoded by the coding sequence ATGGCAGACTACACCTTCTACACCAATCCCATGTCGCGCGGCCAGATCGCCCGCTGGGCCCTCCACGAAGCCGGTGCGAACTACGATCAGGTGATTGTCGAGTGGAAGGAAAAGCCCGCAGGCTTCCTCGACATCAACCCGATGGGCAAAGTGCCCACGCTTGTCCATCATGCCGATAGCGGCGACCGGGTGGTGACCGAAGCCGCCGCAATCTGCCTCTACCTGGCCGAGATGAACCCTGAAGCCGGCCTCCTGCCCAGCGAAACCGAAATGGCCGACTATCTGCGCTGGACCTTCTTCGCCTCGGGGCCGGTCGAACAGGCGGTCATGTCGCGCCACTTCAACAGCGAACCCTCTCCCGAACAGGAAATGATGGCCGGCTGGGGCAGCTTCGAGCGCACGATGAACACGCTGGAAAAGCACCTCGAAGGGCGTGACTGGGTCTGCGGCGCACGTTTCACGATGGCGGACGTCTATGTCGGCAGCGCGGTGGACTGGGGGCTGACATTCGGCACGATGCCGCCGCGCCCTGCTTTTGTTGCCTATGCCGAACGGCTTCAGGCCCGCGACGCCTACAAGGCCGCGAAGGCGGTGGACAACACGCTGATTGCCGAGATGAAAAAATGA
- a CDS encoding VOC family protein: MTAPAPRAKNRICLWYDGAAQEAANFYAGVFPDTFVTAVTRSPADYPDGKAGDVLTVEFSVMGIACLGLNGGPAFPHSEAFSFQVETETQEETDRYWNAIVGNGGAESMCGWCKDKWGLSWQITPRALSDALTNPDRAASKRAMEAMMTMRKIDIAAIEAALAGTSA; encoded by the coding sequence ATGACCGCGCCGGCACCTCGGGCCAAGAACCGGATCTGCCTGTGGTATGACGGCGCGGCGCAGGAAGCGGCAAACTTCTACGCCGGCGTGTTTCCCGATACTTTCGTCACCGCGGTGACCCGCTCACCCGCCGACTATCCCGACGGCAAGGCAGGTGATGTACTCACCGTCGAGTTCTCGGTGATGGGGATCGCGTGCCTCGGCCTCAACGGCGGCCCCGCCTTTCCGCATAGCGAGGCCTTCTCGTTTCAGGTGGAGACCGAAACACAGGAAGAGACCGACCGCTACTGGAACGCCATCGTCGGCAATGGCGGCGCGGAGAGCATGTGCGGCTGGTGCAAGGACAAGTGGGGCCTGTCGTGGCAGATCACACCCAGAGCCCTGTCGGACGCCCTCACAAATCCTGATCGCGCCGCCTCCAAGCGGGCGATGGAAGCGATGATGACGATGCGCAAGATCGACATAGCCGCCATCGAAGCCGCACTGGCAGGAACCTCCGCATGA
- a CDS encoding glutathione S-transferase family protein, whose protein sequence is MNPGPSLELFGHPFSSYTWKVLIALYAYEVPFTFRLVGPDHPENVEVVQTAGPQGKFPVLRDGENLLFETTSILEYLDRHHIGAGTLIPEDPDAATAIRMLDRVFDNYVMNVMQVVVDEHIRSPDTPDMARCTEARGRLERSYAWLEGWLQFYPAMDHVTLIECAAAPSLFYADWVHPIPEELPRLRQWRAHLLALPPVARCVDDARPYRSYFPLGAPDRD, encoded by the coding sequence ATGAATCCCGGCCCCAGCCTCGAACTCTTTGGCCATCCCTTCTCGTCCTACACCTGGAAGGTGCTGATCGCGCTCTACGCCTACGAGGTGCCATTCACGTTCCGCCTGGTCGGCCCCGACCATCCGGAAAACGTCGAAGTGGTCCAGACCGCGGGGCCGCAAGGCAAGTTCCCGGTGCTGCGCGATGGCGAGAACCTGCTCTTCGAAACGACGTCGATCCTCGAATACCTCGACCGCCATCATATCGGCGCAGGCACGCTGATCCCGGAAGACCCCGATGCCGCCACCGCAATCCGCATGCTCGACCGGGTCTTCGACAATTACGTGATGAACGTGATGCAGGTGGTCGTGGACGAACATATCCGCTCGCCCGATACGCCGGACATGGCCCGCTGCACCGAAGCGCGTGGCCGGCTCGAACGCAGCTACGCCTGGCTGGAAGGCTGGCTGCAGTTCTATCCGGCAATGGACCATGTCACGCTGATCGAATGCGCGGCGGCGCCTTCGCTGTTCTATGCCGACTGGGTCCACCCGATCCCCGAAGAACTGCCCCGCCTGCGGCAATGGCGTGCGCATCTGCTGGCCCTGCCCCCGGTTGCGCGCTGCGTGGACGATGCCCGCCCGTACCGCTCCTACTTCCCGCTCGGAGCGCCCGACCGCGACTGA
- a CDS encoding SRPBCC family protein, which produces MSATNHELSITRHIDAPVAEVWEVLANRQEEWWCPRPWRVEVDEQDKRPGGVCHMTMYGPEGEVAPQNGIYLAYDEGRRFVTTDAVTGEFQPSGPFMIGIWEVEPEGSGTRYTARARHWNAETMQQHADMGFEQGWSACADQLAEICEGKVS; this is translated from the coding sequence GTGAGCGCGACCAACCACGAACTGTCGATCACCCGCCATATCGACGCGCCTGTCGCCGAAGTCTGGGAGGTTCTCGCCAACCGGCAGGAGGAATGGTGGTGCCCCCGGCCCTGGCGCGTCGAAGTGGACGAGCAGGACAAGCGCCCCGGCGGCGTCTGCCACATGACGATGTACGGCCCCGAAGGCGAAGTCGCGCCGCAGAACGGTATCTATCTCGCCTACGACGAAGGTCGCCGTTTCGTCACGACCGACGCCGTGACCGGCGAGTTCCAGCCATCCGGCCCCTTCATGATCGGCATCTGGGAAGTCGAACCCGAAGGCAGCGGCACCCGCTACACCGCCCGCGCCCGCCACTGGAACGCCGAAACCATGCAGCAACACGCGGACATGGGCTTTGAACAGGGCTGGTCGGCCTGCGCCGATCAGCTTGCCGAAATCTGCGAAGGCAAAGTCTCTTGA